The Mucilaginibacter mallensis genome has a segment encoding these proteins:
- a CDS encoding protein-L-isoaspartate(D-aspartate) O-methyltransferase, giving the protein MAYKFTDNYKEQGARKKLVEVLRKKGIADEKVLEAIGQVKRHFFFDETFWNQAYKDIAFPIGAGQTISQPYTVAYQTELLHIQKGDKVLEIGTGCGYQTCILLKLGAVVYTIERQEQLYERTSYVLPNIGYKPNFFLGDGSKGIPEHAPYNKIIVTAGAPVIPETLLQQLAIGGILVIPVGDEKSQKMVTVLKVGEYDYEEIVLDTFRFVPLVGDKAW; this is encoded by the coding sequence ATGGCATACAAATTCACCGATAACTATAAGGAACAGGGCGCACGTAAGAAACTGGTTGAGGTATTAAGAAAAAAAGGAATTGCAGATGAAAAAGTACTGGAAGCCATAGGCCAGGTAAAACGCCATTTCTTTTTTGATGAAACTTTCTGGAACCAGGCTTACAAGGATATCGCTTTCCCCATAGGTGCCGGGCAGACTATATCACAACCTTACACCGTAGCCTATCAAACCGAGTTATTGCACATCCAAAAAGGCGACAAAGTACTGGAGATCGGTACCGGCTGCGGTTATCAAACCTGTATCTTATTAAAACTTGGCGCAGTAGTTTATACCATTGAGCGACAGGAACAACTCTATGAACGCACTTCATACGTTTTACCAAACATCGGCTACAAGCCCAATTTCTTTTTAGGCGATGGCTCAAAAGGCATCCCCGAACATGCACCCTACAACAAAATAATAGTAACCGCGGGGGCACCCGTTATACCCGAAACACTACTGCAGCAATTAGCCATCGGCGGTATCCTGGTCATCCCGGTAGGTGATGAAAAATCACAAAAAATGGTAACCGTATTAAAGGTTGGTGAGTATGATTATGAGGAAATAGTATTGGATACTTTTAGATTTGTGCCGTTGGTGGGTGATAAGGCGTGGTAA
- the smpB gene encoding SsrA-binding protein SmpB: MIEEKIYIKNKKAYFEYHILDKYVAGIKLLGTEIKSIREGKANINDAFCTFINEQLYVRNLHISEYSYGSFYNHEAKRDRVLLLNKKELKKLLTRGEEKGLTIVPLALFISERGFAKLEIGLAQGKKTFDKRETLKERDTKVEMDRAMKR; the protein is encoded by the coding sequence ATGATTGAGGAAAAGATATATATAAAGAATAAGAAGGCCTATTTTGAGTACCACATACTGGATAAATATGTAGCTGGTATAAAACTGTTGGGGACCGAGATAAAATCCATCCGTGAGGGTAAGGCAAACATTAATGATGCTTTTTGCACCTTTATAAATGAGCAGTTGTATGTAAGAAATCTGCATATATCAGAGTATTCCTACGGCTCATTCTACAACCACGAGGCCAAGCGTGATCGTGTGTTATTACTCAATAAAAAAGAACTTAAAAAACTCCTAACCCGCGGCGAGGAAAAAGGCCTGACCATTGTGCCGCTTGCTTTGTTCATCAGCGAGCGTGGTTTTGCTAAGCTGGAAATAGGCCTGGCACAGGGTAAGAAAACTTTTGATAAGCGCGAGACTTTGAAAGAACGTGATACTAAAGTGGAGATGGATAGGGCGATGAAAAGGTAA
- a CDS encoding Nramp family divalent metal transporter: MTDQHNESLGSVHSSVITENKTGWRKFMAFIGPAYLVSVGYMDPGNWATDIAGGSAFGYKLICVLFASNLIALLLQSLSARLGIVRGLDLAQASKYSYNRFVNFCLYILAQIAIVACDLAEIIGMAIGLNLLFHLPLIWGVSLTITDTVLMLFLMNKGMRKLEAFIVSMIFVIGLSFLVEMFIVKPDFVEVAKGFIPTSLTGSSLYLAIGIIGATVMPHNLYLHSSLVQTRKITRTDAGIKSAIKFNIWDTLIALNVAFVVNAAILILAASAFFTNGYFQVAEIQDAYKLLEHIFGSLAPVLFAIALIASGQSSTITGTLAGQIIMEGHINLRIEPWLRRLLTRVLAIVPAVFTILYFGETGLGSLIILSQVVLSLQLGFAVIPLIHFVSDRKKMGNFAIGPVVKILAWGCAIIIVGLNAQLVYQQLGDWEKASPTAALWIYIAVFPVVIGIALLLIYVFFRPIFFKHKYQPKYVPHGLATVIDELDVIKYHHIAVTIDFSQNDTESIRHAIMQGGKHADYTLIHVVETAGARYYGDEVMDQETQSDLDNLDKYVDALKKLGYKASPKIGYGAPAASIAKIVNNDHIDFIVMGSHGHKVIKDLIFGTTVNRVRHMVNVPVLVVKRPPAS; the protein is encoded by the coding sequence ATGACCGATCAGCATAACGAATCATTGGGCAGTGTGCACAGCTCAGTAATTACCGAGAATAAAACCGGTTGGCGTAAATTCATGGCCTTTATTGGTCCTGCGTACTTAGTGAGCGTTGGTTATATGGACCCGGGCAACTGGGCAACCGACATAGCAGGAGGCAGCGCGTTTGGCTATAAGCTGATATGTGTGCTGTTTGCATCGAATTTAATTGCCCTGTTGCTGCAATCATTAAGCGCGAGGCTGGGCATAGTGCGAGGGCTCGACCTGGCGCAGGCATCAAAATACAGCTATAACCGCTTTGTTAACTTTTGCCTTTATATACTAGCACAGATAGCCATAGTGGCCTGTGACCTGGCGGAGATTATTGGTATGGCGATAGGCTTGAACCTGTTATTTCATTTACCGCTGATATGGGGCGTATCGCTTACCATAACTGATACGGTGCTGATGCTGTTTTTAATGAACAAAGGCATGCGCAAGCTGGAAGCCTTTATTGTATCAATGATATTTGTTATCGGCTTATCTTTTTTGGTGGAGATGTTTATTGTAAAGCCCGATTTTGTGGAGGTAGCCAAGGGCTTTATACCAACCAGCTTAACCGGGAGCTCATTATACCTGGCTATCGGTATAATTGGCGCTACGGTGATGCCACATAACTTGTATTTGCATTCATCGCTGGTACAAACCCGTAAAATAACCCGTACTGATGCGGGAATAAAATCAGCCATTAAGTTTAATATATGGGATACGCTAATTGCCCTGAATGTTGCTTTCGTTGTAAATGCCGCCATACTTATATTAGCGGCCAGCGCGTTTTTTACAAACGGATATTTTCAGGTTGCCGAGATACAGGATGCTTATAAATTATTGGAGCACATATTTGGTTCGTTAGCACCGGTATTGTTTGCAATTGCATTGATTGCATCGGGCCAAAGTTCAACTATAACAGGAACGCTTGCCGGGCAAATTATAATGGAAGGCCATATTAACCTGCGTATTGAGCCATGGCTAAGGCGATTGCTGACACGTGTACTAGCTATTGTGCCCGCGGTTTTTACTATACTTTACTTCGGCGAAACAGGCTTGGGTAGCCTGATTATTTTAAGTCAGGTGGTGTTGAGCCTGCAACTGGGTTTCGCGGTTATACCGTTGATACATTTTGTGTCCGACCGTAAAAAGATGGGTAACTTTGCTATTGGCCCGGTGGTGAAAATATTAGCCTGGGGTTGTGCAATTATAATAGTGGGACTAAACGCGCAATTGGTTTATCAGCAGTTAGGCGATTGGGAAAAAGCATCGCCTACGGCAGCGCTTTGGATATATATAGCGGTGTTTCCCGTAGTTATAGGTATTGCTTTGCTGTTGATATATGTGTTTTTTCGCCCAATATTTTTTAAACATAAATATCAGCCTAAATATGTACCGCATGGGCTGGCTACGGTTATTGATGAGCTTGATGTTATTAAATATCACCATATAGCCGTAACTATTGATTTTTCACAGAATGATACGGAATCCATAAGGCATGCTATAATGCAGGGAGGTAAGCATGCCGATTACACGCTGATACACGTTGTTGAAACGGCAGGTGCCAGGTATTATGGTGATGAAGTGATGGATCAGGAAACGCAAAGTGATTTGGATAATTTAGATAAGTATGTAGATGCGTTAAAGAAGTTGGGTTACAAAGCCTCGCCTAAAATTGGATATGGTGCTCCGGCAGCGTCTATAGCCAAAATAGTGAATAATGACCATATTGATTTTATAGTGATGGGCTCACATGGGCATAAAGTGATTAAGGATCTGATATTTGGCACAACGGTGAATAGGGTGAGGCATATGGTGAATGTGCCGGTGTTAGTGGTGAAGAGGCCGCCAGCCTCCTAA
- a CDS encoding metal-dependent transcriptional regulator yields the protein MSTLAEENYLKCIYHLSLNSENVSTNQISASINTRAASVTDMLKKLADKELINYTRYQGVSLTPAGEKIAVHIIRKHRLWEYFLVEKLDFKWDEVHEMAEEMEHISSMELVDRLDKFMGYPKYDPHGDPIPDSNGQFKKHDLQPVSTIGVNATGVISGVRDHSPGFLQYLEKQQLTIGKKITVTEINTYDHSMVLEIEDSEIHISREVANNLLITL from the coding sequence ATGAGCACGTTAGCCGAAGAAAATTATTTAAAATGCATTTATCACTTGTCGCTGAACAGTGAAAATGTGAGCACTAACCAGATTTCAGCTTCAATAAATACCCGTGCCGCTTCGGTAACGGATATGCTTAAAAAGCTGGCGGATAAAGAGCTCATTAACTATACCCGTTACCAGGGGGTAAGCCTTACTCCGGCAGGTGAAAAAATTGCTGTTCATATCATCAGAAAACATCGTTTGTGGGAATATTTTTTGGTGGAGAAGCTGGATTTTAAATGGGACGAGGTGCATGAAATGGCCGAGGAGATGGAGCACATATCATCAATGGAGCTGGTTGACAGGCTGGATAAATTTATGGGCTACCCAAAATACGACCCGCATGGCGACCCGATACCAGACAGCAACGGACAATTTAAAAAGCATGACCTGCAGCCTGTATCAACCATTGGTGTTAATGCTACAGGTGTAATTTCGGGAGTGCGGGATCATTCGCCCGGCTTTCTGCAATATCTTGAAAAACAACAATTAACTATAGGAAAGAAAATAACCGTGACAGAAATTAATACTTACGACCATTCAATGGTTTTGGAGATAGAGGATTCGGAAATACACATCAGCCGCGAGGTTGCCAATAATTTACTAATTACCTTATGA
- a CDS encoding Lrp/AsnC family transcriptional regulator: MATELDKIDLQILKILQENGRITNLQLSNEIGLSPAPTLERVRKLENAEYIKSYHALVDEEKLGLGIKTFIQISLDFHQKNTIQTFIDEIQNIKEVTECHHVTGQCDFLLKVYVRDIKSYEQLIMEKISRITVVKTFQTMMIMSTSKKEPIVPLEY, translated from the coding sequence ATGGCAACAGAACTCGATAAAATAGATTTACAGATTCTTAAGATCCTGCAGGAAAATGGCAGGATCACTAACTTACAGCTTTCCAATGAGATAGGCCTATCACCAGCGCCTACATTAGAGCGTGTGCGCAAGCTGGAGAACGCCGAATATATTAAAAGTTACCATGCCCTGGTTGATGAAGAGAAGCTGGGCCTGGGTATAAAAACATTTATACAGATATCGCTGGATTTTCATCAGAAAAACACCATCCAGACTTTTATTGATGAGATACAGAACATTAAGGAAGTAACCGAATGCCATCACGTAACCGGCCAGTGCGATTTCCTGCTAAAAGTTTATGTACGCGATATCAAATCATATGAGCAGCTCATCATGGAAAAAATAAGCCGCATCACCGTGGTTAAAACGTTCCAAACCATGATGATCATGTCAACCAGTAAAAAGGAACCGATAGTACCGTTGGAGTATTAA
- the ung gene encoding uracil-DNA glycosylase: MAVEMEPSWLQVLGDEFDKDYMIKLKQFLKEEKEAGYKIYPKGSDIFNAFWKTPFTDLKVVILGQDPYHGANQAHGLSFSVQKGINPPPSLKNIYKELQTDIPGFTIPETGDLTEWAEQGVLLLNATLTVRASSPGSHQKSGWEIFTDTVINKISEKKEGIIFLLWGKFAQNKSELIDARKHHILKAAHPSPYSASNGFFGCHHFSKTNEILKKEGKREIDWQISPPTP, encoded by the coding sequence ATGGCGGTAGAAATGGAACCCTCATGGCTGCAGGTTTTGGGCGATGAGTTTGACAAAGATTACATGATAAAACTGAAGCAGTTTTTAAAGGAAGAGAAGGAAGCTGGCTACAAAATATATCCCAAAGGCAGCGATATTTTTAACGCTTTCTGGAAAACCCCGTTTACAGATCTGAAAGTTGTAATACTGGGGCAGGATCCATACCATGGTGCTAACCAGGCACATGGGTTATCATTCTCGGTACAAAAAGGGATTAATCCGCCGCCATCGCTAAAAAATATTTATAAAGAGTTGCAAACAGATATTCCTGGCTTTACCATACCCGAAACCGGCGACCTTACCGAATGGGCTGAGCAAGGCGTGCTGTTGTTAAACGCCACGCTAACTGTTAGGGCAAGCAGCCCCGGTTCGCATCAGAAAAGCGGATGGGAGATTTTTACCGATACCGTGATCAACAAGATTAGCGAAAAGAAGGAAGGTATCATATTCCTGTTATGGGGAAAGTTCGCGCAAAACAAAAGCGAGCTGATTGATGCAAGGAAACACCATATATTAAAGGCAGCCCATCCATCGCCATACTCGGCCAGTAATGGTTTTTTCGGCTGCCACCATTTCTCAAAAACGAATGAGATATTGAAAAAGGAAGGGAAGAGGGAGATTGATTGGCAGATCAGCCCCCCGACCCCCTAA
- a CDS encoding ChaN family lipoprotein, translating to MKITTYLFVLFLPFFSFSQNTSISHYKIYNTHSKKLISIDNIINEMTDADVLFFGEEHNDSTGHQLELILLKNLAEKYPRKIALSMEMFETDRQTVLNEYLKGLISENNFTNDAKAWPNYGDYRPLIELAKSSNIPVIAANAPSRYTSMVNRLGLSSLRQLDTIGKSWLPPLPIDTATGPYYDKFVQIMGGHASMPGMQMYQAQNLWDATMGWSIARFTKNHPDYKILQINGGFHSEEKLGTAAQLLKYNPKARIINIAAYADDSFDNPDWAKFSKMGDYIILTDPKLPKTF from the coding sequence ATGAAAATTACCACCTATCTGTTTGTGCTCTTTCTCCCATTTTTTTCATTTAGTCAGAACACCTCCATATCTCATTACAAAATATATAATACACACAGCAAAAAGCTGATCTCTATTGACAATATCATAAATGAGATGACCGATGCTGATGTCTTATTTTTCGGTGAAGAGCACAATGATTCTACAGGGCATCAGTTGGAATTAATATTGCTTAAAAATTTAGCAGAAAAATATCCGCGTAAAATTGCCTTATCAATGGAAATGTTTGAGACAGACAGGCAAACAGTTTTGAACGAATATTTGAAAGGACTCATCAGCGAAAACAATTTTACAAACGATGCCAAAGCCTGGCCAAATTATGGCGACTATCGTCCGCTGATAGAACTGGCTAAAAGCAGCAACATACCAGTTATAGCAGCAAATGCGCCATCACGCTATACCAGTATGGTTAACCGACTGGGATTAAGCAGCCTGCGACAGTTGGACACCATTGGCAAGAGTTGGTTACCACCCCTGCCTATTGATACCGCTACAGGACCCTACTATGATAAATTTGTGCAAATTATGGGCGGCCATGCCTCCATGCCCGGCATGCAGATGTACCAGGCACAAAATTTATGGGATGCGACCATGGGCTGGTCGATAGCCCGGTTCACGAAGAATCATCCCGATTATAAAATACTGCAAATAAACGGCGGTTTCCACAGCGAAGAAAAGCTGGGCACGGCCGCACAATTATTAAAGTATAACCCAAAAGCACGCATAATAAATATTGCCGCTTATGCCGATGACAGCTTCGATAACCCCGATTGGGCCAAATTCAGCAAAATGGGCGATTATATTATACTAACCGACCCTAAGTTACCGAAGACATTCTAA
- the mscL gene encoding large-conductance mechanosensitive channel protein MscL, producing the protein MSIVKEFKDFINRGSVVDLAVGVIIGAAFGKIVTSLVTDIIMPPLGVLLDGIDFKDLHYTLKDAVGKKPPVSINYGLFINNIIDFVIVAFCIFLIVKGVNSMKKEEPVPAPVPDPEPTKEELLLTDIRDLLAKSK; encoded by the coding sequence ATGTCAATAGTAAAGGAATTTAAAGATTTTATTAATCGCGGTAGTGTTGTTGACCTTGCTGTGGGTGTTATAATAGGTGCCGCTTTTGGTAAAATAGTAACCTCATTGGTAACCGATATTATAATGCCACCACTCGGTGTTCTGCTTGATGGTATCGACTTTAAAGATCTTCATTATACGTTAAAAGATGCAGTGGGTAAGAAGCCGCCCGTATCAATTAACTACGGTTTATTTATAAACAATATTATCGACTTTGTAATAGTAGCATTCTGTATCTTTTTGATAGTAAAAGGCGTGAACTCAATGAAGAAGGAAGAGCCTGTACCAGCCCCCGTACCTGATCCGGAACCAACAAAAGAAGAGCTGTTACTTACCGATATCCGAGACCTGCTTGCTAAAAGTAAATAG
- the rpoN gene encoding RNA polymerase factor sigma-54, which produces MLKQNLQQKLLQKLSPQQIQFIKLLQVPTVSLDTRIKEELEENPALEDLSLTNLNEPEEQYPDRDPDEDNYNGDEEKGEMDEFNIDDYLQEDNVNDYGSRYDQNGDDEDERKEIPIAVQSSFFESLQAQLDLLPVSDKDFRIGKQIIGSLDDDGYLRRPITSLTDDLAFSQNVMAEDEEVEEMLAVIQSFDPPGVGARSLQECLLIQLRKKDPNDPIVKKAILVVEHYLDEFTRKHYDKLEKSLNMNSMELRGVVNEILKLNPKPGDSNEVNTKQMQVIPDFHIINSDGVLILTLNSKNAPELRVSRSYQEMFQHYDKASQRDKKLKEAVQFVKQKLDSAKWFIDAIKQRQQTLLKTMNAIMQYQYDFFLTGDDKNLKPMILKDIADKINMDISTVSRVANSKYVQTEHGTFLLKSFFSEAIQTESGEEVSNKEVKKILEEHIGKEDKRHPLADEKLTDILKESGYNIARRTVAKYREQMNIPVARLRKEL; this is translated from the coding sequence ATGCTTAAACAGAATCTTCAACAAAAACTTTTACAAAAGCTCTCACCGCAGCAAATACAATTTATAAAATTGCTGCAAGTACCTACGGTTTCATTAGATACCCGTATTAAAGAAGAACTGGAAGAAAATCCCGCGCTTGAAGACCTTAGTTTAACCAACCTGAACGAGCCTGAAGAACAATATCCCGACCGCGATCCCGATGAAGATAACTACAACGGCGATGAAGAGAAAGGCGAGATGGATGAGTTTAATATTGATGATTATTTACAGGAAGACAACGTAAATGATTACGGATCGCGCTATGACCAGAATGGTGATGATGAGGACGAACGTAAAGAGATACCTATTGCGGTACAAAGCTCTTTTTTTGAAAGTCTGCAGGCACAGCTTGACCTGCTACCGGTTTCAGATAAAGATTTCAGAATAGGCAAACAAATAATAGGCAGTTTAGATGATGACGGCTACCTGCGCCGCCCTATAACTTCACTTACCGATGATCTTGCCTTTTCGCAAAACGTAATGGCCGAAGATGAGGAAGTGGAAGAAATGCTGGCCGTAATACAAAGCTTTGACCCGCCGGGTGTTGGCGCACGCAGCCTGCAGGAGTGCTTGCTGATACAACTGCGCAAAAAAGACCCAAACGACCCAATCGTTAAAAAAGCTATACTGGTAGTTGAGCACTACCTGGATGAGTTCACCCGTAAGCATTACGATAAGCTGGAGAAATCATTAAACATGAACTCCATGGAGCTGCGTGGCGTGGTAAATGAAATATTAAAGCTCAACCCAAAACCAGGCGACTCAAACGAGGTGAACACCAAGCAAATGCAGGTGATCCCCGATTTTCATATCATTAACAGCGATGGGGTGCTTATACTCACCCTCAACTCAAAAAACGCGCCTGAGTTAAGGGTAAGCCGATCTTACCAGGAAATGTTTCAACATTATGATAAAGCTTCACAAAGAGATAAGAAACTGAAAGAGGCTGTACAATTTGTAAAGCAAAAGCTAGATTCGGCAAAATGGTTTATTGATGCTATAAAACAACGCCAGCAAACCCTGTTGAAAACTATGAACGCCATAATGCAATATCAATACGATTTCTTTTTAACCGGCGATGACAAGAATTTAAAGCCGATGATATTGAAAGATATTGCCGATAAAATAAACATGGATATTTCAACAGTATCGCGTGTGGCTAACTCAAAATATGTACAAACAGAGCATGGCACATTCCTGTTAAAATCATTCTTCTCCGAGGCGATACAAACCGAAAGCGGTGAGGAAGTATCAAACAAAGAGGTTAAAAAAATACTGGAAGAACACATCGGCAAAGAAGATAAACGCCACCCATTGGCCGACGAAAAACTAACCGACATACTAAAAGAAAGCGGCTACAACATAGCCCGCCGTACCGTAGCTAAATACCGCGAACAGATGAACATCCCGGTAGCAAGGCTGAGGAAAGAACTTTAG
- a CDS encoding PorP/SprF family type IX secretion system membrane protein, which yields MKRKLLLLICFVSIIQLASAQQKPQYTQYVFNNFLLNPALSGIENYTDVKAGYRSQWTGLQGAPQTSYITLSAPLGSEFLNGDATEMPPGGGEDPMSRSYTQNYQAAPAHHGIGFMLVSDKAGPITTTNIDATYAYHIGLTSRLNLSLGVAAGVARTNLNTSELTLENAFDPAVDNANNAQWSPDLNLGVWAYASDYYFGVSVQQVLPEKLYFSTNNKYDQSKTVPHYFFTAGYKLFLSDDLTLLPSFLIKQINPVPLTYDVNMKVSFRDIFWVGGSYRHNDSFGILAGFNISSLINVGYSYDITTSALNTVSNGTHEIVLSLLLNNRYKVTCPQHTF from the coding sequence ATGAAAAGAAAGTTACTTTTATTAATTTGTTTTGTTTCGATTATACAATTGGCATCCGCACAGCAAAAGCCGCAGTATACACAATATGTCTTCAATAATTTTCTTTTAAACCCAGCGCTCAGCGGTATTGAAAACTATACCGATGTTAAAGCCGGCTATCGCAGCCAGTGGACAGGTTTGCAGGGAGCGCCACAAACCAGTTACATAACATTAAGCGCACCGCTTGGCAGTGAGTTTTTAAATGGCGATGCTACCGAAATGCCGCCGGGTGGCGGAGAAGACCCTATGAGCAGGTCATATACACAAAACTATCAGGCTGCACCGGCACATCACGGTATTGGGTTTATGCTGGTATCAGACAAAGCAGGCCCTATCACCACTACAAATATTGATGCTACTTACGCTTATCATATTGGTTTAACAAGCAGGCTTAACCTGTCATTAGGTGTTGCGGCAGGTGTTGCCCGTACCAATTTAAATACGTCGGAACTTACACTTGAAAACGCTTTTGACCCTGCAGTTGATAATGCAAATAATGCCCAATGGAGCCCCGACTTGAATTTAGGTGTATGGGCATATGCATCAGATTATTATTTTGGTGTTTCGGTACAACAAGTATTGCCTGAGAAATTATATTTCAGCACTAATAATAAATACGACCAGAGTAAAACTGTGCCCCATTATTTTTTTACCGCTGGCTATAAGTTATTTTTATCCGATGACCTTACATTGCTGCCTTCATTCCTGATAAAACAGATAAATCCTGTTCCTTTAACTTATGATGTAAACATGAAAGTATCTTTCAGGGACATATTCTGGGTAGGAGGTTCATATCGCCATAACGATTCATTCGGTATACTGGCAGGCTTTAATATCAGCTCGCTTATTAATGTAGGTTATTCTTATGATATTACCACATCTGCCTTAAATACAGTAAGTAATGGTACGCATGAAATTGTGCTAAGCCTACTGCTTAATAACAGATATAAGGTTACTTGTCCACAGCACACGTTTTAG
- a CDS encoding T9SS type B sorting domain-containing protein, with translation MYIENYPNCKVDIYNRYGEKLYSSIGYPIPRDGKYKGAILPIGTY, from the coding sequence ATATATATAGAAAATTATCCAAATTGTAAGGTAGACATATACAACCGATACGGAGAAAAGTTATATTCGTCAATTGGTTATCCTATCCCACGGGATGGGAAGTATAAAGGCGCTATTTTACCTATAGGGACATATTAG